In Synechococcus sp. Nb3U1, one DNA window encodes the following:
- a CDS encoding DUF6761 family protein: MLQDPKLIRHYQALTDALVDTWQRGYQRTDELRLLVDGYLLALRTAGLLEPFEIYRIEDDVNRFLYDPSSFIEPEFELETEPMRGY; this comes from the coding sequence ATGTTGCAAGACCCAAAATTGATCCGGCATTACCAAGCTTTGACCGACGCTCTGGTGGATACCTGGCAGCGCGGCTACCAACGAACCGATGAACTGCGCCTGTTGGTGGATGGCTATTTGTTAGCGTTGCGCACTGCTGGGCTTTTGGAGCCCTTCGAGATTTATCGCATCGAAGACGATGTGAACCGCTTTCTCTACGATCCTTCGAGCTTTATCGAGCCAGAATTTGAGCTGGAAACGGAGCCAATGCGGGGCTACTGA
- a CDS encoding CocE/NonD family hydrolase → MLPVRPRETASMFTRDGIQLDADIYRPEGEEPYPVLLMRQPYGRSIASTVVYAHPSWYAAQGYIVVIQDVRGRGTSKGSFYPFRAEAEDGFDSVNWAATLPGSNGSVGMYGFSYQGMTQLYAASTRPVALKALCPAMMPYDLYADAAYQGGTFRFQGNLGWALQLETEGARLRGDANAHQALFKASRNLPLYDPIPVKPGVLQQYAPQSYYFDWLEHSDPDEYWKKLSPHLEAVDLPMLHIAGWFDSYLTGNLRLYQEMSARSQNPQHLIIGPWPHIPWGRKVGAADFGSAAVNRIDRMQVRWFDQFLKGKDTGILEEPPVQLFEMGSNQWRSLEAWPTPQPQSFYLHSTGLAAMSEAEGSLKPEPPSESQSDTFVHDPWRPVPALGGHLAYPPGPQERSALDCRTDVLTYTTPLLETDWILAGELSLELYAEADNPSFDLCAVISEVKPNGQIYTITQGYRRVQSSQPGTPITLDCQPTCIRIPQGHALRLSLSAACFPAYPVNTGTGSLVREERLIEARILTITLHSGGDTSSRLHLPIA, encoded by the coding sequence ATGTTGCCTGTTCGCCCCCGAGAAACCGCCTCCATGTTCACCCGCGACGGGATCCAACTGGATGCCGATATTTACCGTCCTGAAGGGGAAGAACCCTACCCGGTTCTGTTGATGCGACAGCCCTATGGGCGCTCCATTGCCTCGACAGTGGTCTACGCCCACCCCAGTTGGTATGCCGCTCAAGGGTATATCGTTGTCATTCAGGATGTGCGCGGACGGGGGACTTCCAAGGGATCTTTCTACCCATTTCGGGCGGAGGCAGAAGATGGGTTCGATAGCGTCAACTGGGCGGCAACCTTACCGGGTAGCAATGGCTCCGTAGGCATGTATGGCTTTTCTTATCAGGGCATGACCCAACTGTATGCCGCCTCCACCCGCCCAGTGGCCCTGAAGGCCCTTTGTCCGGCCATGATGCCCTACGACCTCTACGCTGATGCCGCCTATCAAGGGGGGACATTCCGTTTTCAGGGCAATTTGGGCTGGGCCCTTCAGTTGGAGACCGAAGGGGCACGCCTAAGAGGAGATGCCAACGCTCACCAGGCGCTATTCAAAGCCTCCCGCAACCTGCCCCTCTACGACCCGATCCCTGTCAAGCCTGGCGTTTTACAGCAGTACGCGCCGCAGTCCTACTACTTTGACTGGCTAGAGCATTCCGATCCGGACGAGTACTGGAAAAAGCTCTCTCCCCACCTCGAGGCCGTAGATCTGCCCATGTTGCACATTGCCGGTTGGTTCGACAGCTACCTGACGGGGAATTTGCGCCTCTACCAAGAGATGAGCGCCCGCAGCCAAAACCCTCAACACTTGATTATCGGCCCGTGGCCCCACATTCCTTGGGGACGCAAAGTCGGGGCTGCAGATTTCGGTTCTGCTGCGGTCAACCGGATCGATCGGATGCAGGTGCGTTGGTTCGATCAGTTCCTGAAGGGCAAAGATACGGGCATTCTCGAGGAGCCGCCTGTACAACTGTTCGAGATGGGATCCAACCAATGGCGCAGCCTAGAGGCCTGGCCCACCCCACAGCCACAATCCTTTTATTTACACAGCACCGGCCTAGCGGCCATGTCGGAAGCGGAAGGATCCCTTAAACCCGAACCTCCTTCAGAGAGCCAATCCGATACCTTTGTTCACGATCCCTGGCGACCCGTACCCGCCTTGGGAGGTCATCTGGCCTATCCCCCTGGCCCGCAAGAGCGTTCCGCCCTCGATTGCCGCACCGATGTTCTCACCTATACCACCCCACTGCTAGAGACCGATTGGATACTGGCAGGGGAACTGAGCCTAGAACTCTATGCCGAAGCCGACAACCCCAGTTTTGATCTGTGTGCCGTGATCTCGGAAGTGAAACCCAACGGTCAGATTTATACCATCACTCAGGGTTACCGGCGGGTTCAAAGCTCTCAACCGGGTACCCCCATCACCCTGGACTGCCAACCCACCTGCATTCGCATTCCTCAGGGCCATGCCTTGCGCCTCAGCCTCAGTGCCGCCTGTTTCCCTGCCTACCCGGTGAATACCGGTACAGGATCCCTGGTGCGGGAGGAACGGTTGATCGAGGCTCGCATCCTCACCATTACCTTGCACAGCGGTGGTGATACCTCCTCGAGGCTGCATTTGCCCATTGCCTAA